CTTTCATTTTCTGTGGGTTTGGGGAGGACAGGAGGAGTAGATGTTGATTGCAACGTCAAAGAGAGTTTTGACATTTTCTTTTTCCTGTATTAAATTGATAAAGCTTTGTCTTCTCTAACCAATACTTATCACaaactcttcttttcttttcatatatCTTAGGAAATACATGTAACAAAAAGCTAGGCATACCGTGGGAGTatacaaatatgaaaaatacaaaatcatGTTACTGAACGTTGGTGAATTTTCATAACTCGATCTAACCTGTAATATAAAAACAGCTCCCTCCTTCTTGATCAAGGGACATTGTAAAATCATGTTAATCACTAATCCTCACACTACTATATATGACCAATGAAGACACTGGCCATTGACATTTGCATACAAGCAGTCTAACTAtgttcatcaccatcatcatcaagaAGCAAGCAAGCTTTCCAAATCATAGCTTAACAGTTCTTCGAAATTCATCTGAGTTTCAGCTTCAAACTGCATTTCTTGGTGATGATCAAGAAAACCACTAAACTGACTTGAATTCTGTAATCCCTTACAAAATAGGGAAGTagaggaaaaaaacaaatgagTGTGTGTATGAAATATGGTTATGAAGATGTAAAAGAGAGATGGACCCACCTCAGATTCTCCAGGATTGTTCATAGGAGTGGCTAAAGAGTGACTATGCTCAACATTGTCGACAccggaagaagaagagatcttACTCGCTTCACCCTTAAACTGTACTTTGCAGATTGTATATGCCCCGCTCTGCCAACCCCAATTCAGTATAATCGATTGATTAGTGATCAAAACAGAGCAATAACAGGAAAAAGAACTAGAAAATGTACCTCATTAGGAGAGAGGCAAGAAGTGTGATGATACTCGTGCATAACCCAGTTGGATTTGGAACCGCTCTTGTAAAACACCAAAACCCTTTTCTCACCTATCTTTTCGCGGTTACCTCTCTTTCGCTTGATAGAATAGGTAACGCCCGTTTTCTTCCAAAAACCGGACTTGGTTTTCCTCTTCTGTCGCTCACCTTTCTTGTATTTGCTTTCCTTGCGTCCGAAGAAATACCAAACCTGGTTACTCGACTCGATCCTCGACTGCGCTGTGAAGTAACAAAACGATATG
The Raphanus sativus cultivar WK10039 unplaced genomic scaffold, ASM80110v3 Scaffold4013, whole genome shotgun sequence genome window above contains:
- the LOC108860782 gene encoding NAC domain-containing protein 5-like, coding for MENMVGLRFLPTDEEIVDHYLRLKNNGGSNTSHVDQVISTLNICNFDPWDLPPQSRIESSNQVWYFFGRKESKYKKGERQKRKTKSGFWKKTGVTYSIKRKRGNREKIGEKRVLVFYKSGSKSNWVMHEYHHTSCLSPNESGAYTICKVQFKGEASKISSSSGVDNVEHSHSLATPMNNPGESENSSQFSGFLDHHQEMQFEAETQMNFEELLSYDLESLLAS